The proteins below are encoded in one region of Ostrea edulis chromosome 3, xbOstEdul1.1, whole genome shotgun sequence:
- the LOC125673663 gene encoding protein DGCR6-like, with the protein MHSLPGSTLYKGSTTGRLEPCQKVQQGSEELSARKEDIARKENQQKRHYFYQNELQNMARELPGKYQQRMSYDLLSGLANSLLDGTVFEIVRSLQEVQQLEERHLHTQRVKLINDHKAQRHELQKRHKELLQSCQTKPHNLPIVEVQIEREKETMERRCEEEVKKKDMKIIMELDQKTMDQQVMLEKAGVPGFYVTNKNIDVRLQMYLLEFIIRLGHMQPP; encoded by the exons ATGCACAGTCTACCGGGTAGTACTCTGTACAAGGGCAGTACCACGGGTCGCTTGGAACCTTGTCAAAAAGTTCAACAGGGTTCAGAAGAACTGTCCGCCAGGAAAGAGGATATAGCGAGAAAGGAAAACCAACAAAAACGTCACTACTTCTATCAGAACGAGCTCCAAAACATGGCGAGAGAATTACCTGG TAAATATCAACAGAGGATGTCGTATGATCTTCTGTCTGGCTTGGCTAATTCCTTACTGGATGGGACTGTCTTTGAAATCGTCCGCAGTCTACAGGAAGTTCAGCAGCTGGAGGAAAGACATCTGCACACACAAAGAGTCAAACTCATCAATGACCATAAAG CACAAAGACACGAACTACAGAAGAGACACAAGGAGTTACTACAGAGCTGTCAAACAAAACCCCACAATTTACCAATAGTGGAGGTGCAGAtcgagagagagaaagag ACAATGGAGAGGAGATGTGAGGAGGAAGTAAAGAAAAAAGACATGAAAATCATCATGGAGCTGGACCAGAAAACCATGGACCAGCAGGTCATGTTAGAGAAGGCGGGGGTCCCGGGGTTCTACGTCACCAACAAAAATATTGATGTACGACTACAGATGTACCTGCTGGAGTTCATCATCAGACTAGGACACATGCAGCCTCCGTGA
- the LOC125673655 gene encoding zinc finger protein 836-like, giving the protein MEVGENCDVTESAAVARDTEHCSVVKATEENSNKDINGEGSRKFKEESVDEKCDDNNIGSRTYKEKCRENHRTEGRNIEFRASEGSHIVEIKSERNHSPNLFLNDGGQLDELVDLKMEVEEEEDVPQDDEKPLECEMCDEVFPSQEDLEEHLMTHAGSTLYECTVCQRRFPCAKYMMNHMKMHESKQDSHTFQCGVCREQFKQEQVLHEHMAVHSGISNCELHDENWNTGTRSMVEIPQTHQLHTIKTFKCTQCKKICLSGEELKEHKKIHETDKHPCQICGKKFSRENLITHLVQHSRDLAYLCRVCKLVFTEKSHLDNHIQSKHCVDAIMLCGFCKNSCFRRSDLEKHLKSHVKKVYKLRETTGEPYSLRTSMQRFFACELCEENFLTELQLLVHMKNHCIENILSHHNSVPINNKEAHSTSEVPHLAQSAVDKQPNTQSMVLKLVKQSTPLPASILVPKEVNQNSVKTGPSLRIANLNQTDEMSQTTLLKVVNSGSGKVLVPVPNKNKMHSSEKQDKGMSDLTIDRSLSSQQPAMLIYQVNKYDTPVDFDSSFHSAVQNFLTNPNPQQLEADEDIPLPSLNYECNMCEKDLHTTGRLYEHIVEHNHYICSCGDHLDATSALYKHIYHHKKKHIHQCEVCGKTFHRLSRLKPHLKAHNREYKCEECGKTFSWSNCLRKHMLIHKGEKSFICVKCGMAFNVQSALTRHEKTHTDQKPFQCNVCEKRFRVRDNLHVHMRVHTGEKPYQCERCGQAFNHNVSLKTHLKKYHSEDM; this is encoded by the coding sequence ATGGAGGTCGGAGAGAACTGTGATGTCACAGAAAGTGCAGCGGTGGCAAGGGACACTGAACACTGCTCAGTAGTCAAGGCAACTGAGGAAAATAGTAACAAAGATATAAATGGTGAAGGTAGCCGGAAATTCAAAGAGGAGAGTGTTGATGAGAAGTGTGATGACAACAATATAGGGAGTAGGACGTACAAAGAGAAGTGTAGAGAGAACCACAGAACTGAAGGTAGAAATATTGAATTCAGAGCAAGTGAAGGGAGTCACATAGTGGAAATCAAGAGTGAGAGAAATCACTCTCCAAATCTATTTCTAAACGATGGTGGACAGTTAGACGAGTTAGTGGATTTGAAAATGGAAGTGGAGGAAGAGGAAGATGTTCCCCAGGATGATGAGAAACCATTGGAATGTGAGATGTGTGATGAGGTCTTCCCTTCCCAAGAAGATTTAGAAGAACACTTGATGACTCATGCTGGATCAACTCTATACGAATGTACCGTGTGTCAAAGGAGATTCCCTTGTGCCAAGTATATGATGAATCATATGAAGATGCATGAAAGCAAACAGGATTCACACACTTTTCAGTGTGGTGTTTGTAGAGAGCAATTCAAACAGGAACAGGTACTTCATGAACACATGGCTGTGCATTCTGGCATTTCAAATTGTGAACTCCATGATGAGAATTGGAATACCGGCACAAGAAGTATGGTAGAGATTCCACAGACACACCAACTACATACCATTAAAACCTTCAAATGTACTCAATGTAAAAAGATATGCTTGTCTGGAGAAGAATTAAAGGAAcataaaaaaattcatgaaacTGATAAGCATCCCTGTCAAATTTGTGGCAAGAAATTCTCACGGGAAAATCTGATCACTCACTTAGTGCAGCATAGTAGAGATCTTGCGTATCTCTGCCGCGTGTGTAAACTAGTGTTCACAGAAAAGTCGCATCTGGACAATCATATACAAAGTAAGCACTGTGTGGATGCAATAATGCTCTGCGGTTTCTGTAAGAATTCCTGTTTCAGGCGTTCAGACTTAGAGAAACATTTGAAGTCTCATGTGAAGAAGGTTTATAAGTTGCGGGAGACAACTGGAGAACCTTATAGTTTGAGAACAAGCATGCAGAGATTTTTTGCTTGTGAGTTATGTGAAGAGAACTTTCTTACTGAGCTGCAGTTGCTGGTTCATATGAAGAACCACTGCATCGAAAATATCTTATCACACCATAATAGTGTTCCGATTAATAACAAGGAAGCACATTCAACCAGTGAAGTTCCACATCTTGCCCAGTCTGCTGTTGATAAACAACCAAACACCCAATCAATGGTTCTTAAACTAGTGAAGCAAAGCACTCCACTACCTGCGAGCATCCTTGTTCCTAAGGAGGTGAACCAGAATAGTGTTAAAACAGGACCGTCATTACGCATTGCAAACTTAAACCAAACTGACGAAATGTCACAAACCACTTTACTTAAGGTGGTGAATTCAGGTTCCGGTAAAGTACTGGTGCCAGTCCCAAATAAGAACAAAATGCATTCATCAGAGAAGCAAGACAAAGGGATGTCTGACCTGACTATCGATCGATCCCTCAGCAGTCAACAACCAGCAATGTTAATCTATCAAGTGAACAAATATGATACTCCAGTAGATTTTGATTCCAGTTTTCATAGCGCCGTGCAAAATTTTCTGACGAACCCAAATCCGCAACAACTAGAGGCCGATGAAGATATTCCTCTGCCATCATTAAACTATGAATGCAACATGTGTGAAAAGGACTTGCATACCACTGGCCGTCTGTATGAACACATAGTTGAACACAATCATTATATTTGCTCTTGTGGTGATCATTTGGATGCCACGTCAGCCTTGTACAAACATATTTACCATCACAAGAAGAAACATATTCACCAATGTGAGGTCTGTGGAAAAACCTTCCACCGATTAAGTAGACTGAAGCCCCACCTAAAAGCTCACAACAGGGAGTACAAGTGTGAAGAATGTGGAAAGACATTCTCCTGGTCCAACTGTCTCCGCAAGCACATGCTGATACATAAAGGCGAAAAGTCCTTCATCTGTGTCAAATGCGGCATGGCATTTAACGTACAATCTGCCTTGACACGGCATGAAAAAACTCATACCGATCAAAAGCCCTTTCAGTGCAATGTGTGCGAGAAGAGATTCAGGGTGAGGGATAACCTTCATGTCCACATGCGCGTCCATACTGGTGAGAAGCCTTACCAGTGTGAAAGATGCGGACAAGCCTTTAATCATAATGTCTCACTGAAAACTCACCTCAAAAAATATCATTCAGAGGATATGTAA